The window GGCCGCGAGGTTTTTCGTGGTCGGCGCGAAACATCGGTCCGTCGCCGTCCTCCAGGCCGTCGAACGAATTCGTACGGCTGGGGTTGCGCCAAGCGGTGCCGATTTCTTCCATCCGCTGCGAACCGTCGGCGCCCCAATTGGCGCCCATCACGGCCTTGTAATTCGTCAGCCCGACGTCAAAGCCCTCCAGATTGCCAGCGTCGCTGGTCGGGCCGGACGTACTAAATCCATCGCTCGGGCAGCGGTACAGGGCAATGGAATGCGCCGCGATGCCGCTTTCGCGCAGCGTCTTCTTGGGCACGCCGCCGGCGCGGTGCAGGTCGTTCCGTTCGATGCGGGGCAACAGCGCGGCGAGAAAACTCCAAGAAGTGCTGTCCGGGCCGATGCCTTGCGGGACTTCGAAACCGCCCGCCGGAAAGCGGCGAAACGCGGCATGATGGTTTTCGATCGCCAACGCGACTTGCCGGAGATGATTCTGACACTGCGCTTTGCGAGCCGCTTCGCGACTGTTCTGAATCGCGGGGAGCAGGATCGCCACCAGCATGCCGATGATGGCGATCACCACGAGCAATTCGACTAGTGTCACTGCGCGGCGTGCGTCCATAGTCAAATCGCCTTCGATGAGTTCGGAACGCACGGCAGTTCGATTTAAGGATCTCGCGTGAAAAGCGTCAAACTCACTTGATGGCTGCCAGCCACTTCACGCGTGGCGGGAGGGCCGGTGAATTCCTGATGCGACTCAAGCCGCCATCCATCGCGCGAATTCGCGAACGGCTCTTGTACTTCTAATCGCCACCAGCGGACGCAGTCGGCAGGCGGCGCGTGCGGGCCGTCGGCAAGCAATTCCGCTGCTTGAAGCGAAGTCGTATGAATCGGTTGCCCGCCTTCGGCGACGTGCGTCAGGTACACGCGCGCGTCGACCTCGAATCCGGCGCGGTGCGAGTAGTATTTCGCGATGTTCACCGTTTGCGGTAGGCTGACGGTTACTACGTCGCCGTCGCGGTATTGGTTCCGCAGCGAGTTCATCGCCTTCTCCATCGCTGGCGTGTCCGTCGGCAAGGAACACATGTACGCGGCCGTGGCCGGCAGAAATAACAGTCCCAACGTGGCCAGGTAGGCGAAGCGTGTGGCGTTGGAGTTCAACACGACGTATACGCCGCCGAGCAGCATCAAGAGTCCAGCGTCGGCGAACAGGAGATAGCGTTCCTGCAGCAACGGACGCCCGGCGAGCCCTGAGATGGCAAGCGTACACAACCAAGGCAA of the Planctomycetia bacterium genome contains:
- a CDS encoding DUF1559 domain-containing protein, whose translation is MDARRAVTLVELLVVIAIIGMLVAILLPAIQNSREAARKAQCQNHLRQVALAIENHHAAFRRFPAGGFEVPQGIGPDSTSWSFLAALLPRIERNDLHRAGGVPKKTLRESGIAAHSIALYRCPSDGFSTSGPTSDAGNLEGFDVGLTNYKAVMGANWGADGSQRMEEIGTAWRNPSRTNSFDGLEDGDGPMFRADHEKPRGQNHIRDGTSTTFLLGEALPEEDHFTSWPYANNVYSTCAMPPNLAVESPHWWPNAQGFRSEHPGGLFFAMCDGSVRWVNESIELRLYRQLATIQGGEPIDDAAW